Part of the Lycium ferocissimum isolate CSIRO_LF1 chromosome 6, AGI_CSIRO_Lferr_CH_V1, whole genome shotgun sequence genome, TAACGATAGTAGCAGCTTCGGGACACAGATTTCTTTTCAAGCACAGAATGAACAGTTCTTCACTATTGACTCAGTTTCGCCTCCTTCCATGAgcttctctcctttttctcCTCAATGTTCTCAATCATACATGTCTGATCCACATCGTTCCTATGACAACACTTGTGGTTCACCGGTAAGTGGTTATTCAGGAGTTGATGATGGAACCCGAAAGAACCATGTGCTGAGGGAACTTAAGAATACGTTGCAATGGCCTGAATCCGATATTGATGACAGCGGAAGTTGCTCCTTCAATGGTGTAGTCTCGAGACCTTCAAGGCGGAATCAAGTATCGGACATAGCCTCGAGATTGGACTTGAAAGAGCTACTCGTTGCGTGTGCCGAAGCAGTATCCGAAGCTGATATCTCGACTGCAGAAGTTCTGATGAATGTGTTGGAGCCAAGGGTATCGGTTTCTGGTGTACCTATGCAACGGCTGAGTGCATACATGTTGGAATGTCTAAAAGCACGATTATTATCCTCGGGGAGTATCATATACAAAAAACTGAAGTGCAACGAACCAACAAGCTCGGAATTGATGTCTAACATGCAAGTTCTCTATCACATATGTCCTTACTACAAGTTCGCTTATATGTCCTCCAATGTAGTTATCTGTGAAGCCATGAAGAACGAGAACAGAATCCATATCATTGATTTTCAAATTGCACAGGGAACTCAATGGATGTTGCTCATCCACGAACTTGCTCGTCGGTCTGGTGGACCGCCATTTGTCCGCATCACAGGCATCGATGATTCCCAATCAGCTCGTGCACGGGGCGGAGGCCTAAAGCTAGTTGGCGAAAAGTTAGCAAGCGTTGCCGAGTCATGCGGAGTGCCTTTTGAATTCCATGGTGCTGCGTTGTCGGGCTGTGAGGTCAAAATAGAAAACCTGCGAGTTAGACATGGAGAAGCTTTGGCGGTTAACTTCCCTTACATGTTGCACCACATGCCAGACGAGAGTGTAAGCACCATGAACCATCGAGACCGCCTATTAAGATTAGTCAAGAGCTTGTCTCCCAAAATTGTGGCCCTAGTTGAACAAGAATCGAACACCAACACTGCCCCTTTCCTTCCAAGGTTCCGTGAAACTCTAGATTACTATACAGCAATGTTCGAGTCAATTGATGTTGCCCGTCCGAGGGATGACATGCAGCGGATCAATGCCGAGGAGCATTGCATTGCACGGGATGTTGTCAATATAGTAGCATGTGAAGGGGCTGATAGAGTGGAAAGGCATGAACCTTTTGGCAAGTGGAGGTCAAGACTTTTGATGGCTGGATTTACTCCATGCCCGTTGAGTCCATCGGTTGGTGAGACCATCAAGGACATGTTGAAGGGTTATAGCCCGAATTATAGGCTTGCTGAGAGCCAGGGGGCGATTTATCTTGGATGGAAGAACAGAGCTTTAGCAACGTCGTCTGCTTGGCAATGACCTCTTTGCCTTCGCAATCTTGATATTAGCTTTCGGAAGAATAGAAGAGtgtttctttgatttttttttttttttttcacagaGGTAAGTTTCTGAAATCTTACTTGTACATCCTAGTGTAGGAATTAGCAGAGGAAACAGTAAGCTCCAGAGTAGACACCATCAACTCAACTGTTGATCAAAAATGGAAATAGCAGAGAAGATTTTGTAGCAATTGTCACTTTTACCAAACTTACCAGCTTACTTAATGATAAATCTGTTCTGTGCCTCCTCTCAGTAATCATAAGGtttctatcttatttttttgTAGTTTACATGTTTTCGTTGTTTGTCAGCTGCTCTTATAGTTGAAGGCTATAATGCTTGGGCTCTCTAAAAATGTTATTGCACCTGTGTCGGATCCtctaaaaatgcactacttttggaggatccaacacCCACCCATCGTCATTTTTGAAGAACCTGAGCAACACAGGTTGAAGGTATGTACATTAGTACTAACTGCTGACTTAATTCTACAAGAAGCGCCTTATTTATCACAGCGTGCTATGTTTAATATTTTTGAGTTGAGTGAAATATATAACAGAAATAATACTTTAAGTTCTTTTAAGATCATATAGCATTAGAAAGCAAAGAGATATATAGCTTACTAAGGCACTCATTCTACAACGACAATATTTATTTGTTGTAAAGGAGAAAAGGAGAAACTAAGTTTAAGGCACTCTTTAAGGTACATGATGGTACCAAATGCCCATTGAAGTATTTTGCTATAACCATCTGATTAAATAACAAAACCAACAAGCGATCCCCTAAAATAGTTGTTGACTTGTGATGTTGCaaaagtaataaaaaaatattcatattttgCTATTGGGACCGTTCGAAAGTGACTGTTAATTAGTtgtcattttgaatttcttaaagaATATATTCAATATTTCACAAAGATAGCATACACAGTAGGCGGAGGCaggatttaaaatttatgggttTTGACCTTGCAACCGAACCCATAGCGCATTTAAGTTACTGAGttctcaattaaatatttatatatatttaacagATATCTTACACAATATAGAATTTACACAAAAACAACTAGATTCGTCTGAATCCGTATCTAATATTATAGGTTTGTTCCTGGAAAATAGCTTTCTTCACATTAATGATTCCATTATAAATTGATTAGTTTTACGTTGGTTACCGGTCAATTGCAACCTTCCTCCCATATTTGAGCTAAGAACCGATAATATGAAACTTGAAGTTCACATTGACCGAATTAAATAAGAAACATGATACATGATAAATGATGGTTTATAAAATCGATCTCAATTTATTAGATTCTGAGGCATATAAAATCGATCTCATTATTAATCCCTTTCTTCTGTGTGCCTCATCCATATGTTTGTATTTATAATATCCTTTTCACATTTTGATTATTAAGTCTAACTGTTCTATTCTTTCTGTGGGCCAAaaagcaaattttatt contains:
- the LOC132060360 gene encoding scarecrow-like protein 21, whose protein sequence is MQASQGPQRSGSVHRLYHQPMQQVQQYYTPFRALDDNIYNDSSSFGTQISFQAQNEQFFTIDSVSPPSMSFSPFSPQCSQSYMSDPHRSYDNTCGSPVSGYSGVDDGTRKNHVLRELKNTLQWPESDIDDSGSCSFNGVVSRPSRRNQVSDIASRLDLKELLVACAEAVSEADISTAEVLMNVLEPRVSVSGVPMQRLSAYMLECLKARLLSSGSIIYKKLKCNEPTSSELMSNMQVLYHICPYYKFAYMSSNVVICEAMKNENRIHIIDFQIAQGTQWMLLIHELARRSGGPPFVRITGIDDSQSARARGGGLKLVGEKLASVAESCGVPFEFHGAALSGCEVKIENLRVRHGEALAVNFPYMLHHMPDESVSTMNHRDRLLRLVKSLSPKIVALVEQESNTNTAPFLPRFRETLDYYTAMFESIDVARPRDDMQRINAEEHCIARDVVNIVACEGADRVERHEPFGKWRSRLLMAGFTPCPLSPSVGETIKDMLKGYSPNYRLAESQGAIYLGWKNRALATSSAWQ